The following nucleotide sequence is from Citrus sinensis cultivar Valencia sweet orange chromosome 6, DVS_A1.0, whole genome shotgun sequence.
CTGTCACAGATATCTGCTGTAGCTGCTCCTCCAGCCCTCCAAAAGCTCAGCGAGAATTTCCCTGGGTAACAATAATTTCATGCTCAAATTTCAGTCTGAGAGTCGGACATTTCTAAAGCCTTTTGTATTtggtattttgtttttcaggCTTCATGTGTACACCGGAATTATTGATCCCACTGTCAATGACAAAGGGTtagtagtatttttgataatcaTCGTCTAGATCATCGTGTGTCTACTTTTTAACTTACAAACATGGATATTAATAACAGAtgctttttttcaattgattcAAATCTGTGTTGAATGGGCCATTTCAGGTTTATAGTTCCTGGGCTTGGAGATGCAGGTGATCGTAGCTTCGGGACATAAAAGTTACACGAGTAATACTAGCAACAGTATGTCACCCTCATTGTGGGTGCATTCGGTTCTAGACTATTGCTTTTTATCGGCTGTAATTTTGACATATTGAGCCTATCATCAATCTCAAAGCTTTCTTGAGTTTTTAATCGTGTTGGAATCTTGATTTGTTTAGTTCAAACAATTTCTAGATTCATGTAAAATGACTGTAAATGCTAGGTGAACTGGgtaaatattttgttagtaaatttgttccttttttttgaccttttttttaGGGTCTGTGCCCTTTGGTCCCAAGACCTTGGTATAAAGTCAACAACAGAGGACTTCCGATCCTTGGTTGAGTTCTGAATCTCTGCAACAACCCAGAATATTTCATCTCTGAAGTTACTCTGTGAAATTTGACTGGGTACGATGGCATAATAATTGGAATGGAATGACAGGGACATTTAACATGAACATCAATTTATTGCACCACACTAGTAGTAAATAATCATCACCACATCACAAGTATGGAGGTCGATTAACTgggaaattagaaaaagaaagaaaaaagtgatattattaaagtgacttaaatGATTTAGAAACGAACATAAGAATTAGACCGGAAGCTACATATCGTGAACTAGTAAATAAACAGAAGCTGAAATTAGCAACCACCGTTACCTTCACCGCAACCACCAGTGGCAGCAGCAGAAGCTACTGCAGAATGTTCAAGGACACCAGCCGCCACCATACCAAAACGAAGCTCGTACGAGAATTGAGGTCGTGAATTCTTTTGGTCTATATATCAGCCTTATATTCAGGGATGATATTCAGGGATGCAAATGATGAGCAACAAGATAATTGCACAAATGGTGAAAGCGGCAAGTAGGAATATGGCGCCTCTAAAGAAGTTGTAGCGGTATAGAGGTACGTTTCATCTCGTGAATGTGTACTAATTGTTTTGCATCTATCACCCgcttgactttttttttcacaaacaGAAGTTACAGAACTAACCAGTTAAGACGCtcttctgttttcttttttggtctCAAGAAACTCCAATTACAGGGATCCtgcaaatatttaaaatagtGCATGTGCTCAACAGATTGTTTTCAACAATATGCATTGCCAATATTTAATTGAAGTCGTTTCAATTTCTTAAGTTGAAAAAACTGTATTTTGAAGGTTCAGAAAGAGGAATCCCACCTACTTATTCAGATCAAGCTTAGCgtttctcctttttcttttttgtatgTTGTTCCAGAGATTTTAAATGACTCACAGAAAGAGCCTTCATTGTCATTTTCTTATATGAGTAAGCCACATGTAGTGTATGAGTGAATGATATGAGCTAATATCTCTCTCTATGCACAGCTCTAATACACCATACTACATAATTATGCACTTACTCTCAAAAGCGGTAGCGCAATAAGTTTTAAGGGGCAAACTGGTAAAACTCTTCATGGCTCGAGTACAGGATCATCCTGAGTAATTGAGTAACAAGGATTCTCTCGAGTGCTGCTTCATAATGCATTTCATGAACTATGCTTATTGTGCTTATTTGCCTATGCTCTCAAAAAGGAATCAACTTCCGTTCGTTCGCGCCCTCGAGTCCCTTCACAGGAGAGggcattttaaaattactgtATGAACATCATCAATTTGTATGAACATCAGCTCTAGTGTGATGACAAGTCATCAGCTTGGGCTGACTTGGCAGCAACTTACAAACGACAAAAGATGAGTTGGAAGGATGACTCAGCAGCTTCTCAAGAACTGTCTAGAGTGGATTGAAGATAAGAATTTATATGGAGACAATGGACATATGGTATACTACTGCAGGCACTGGCGGCCGTTAGATTAGATGAATTGTAACCATTAGATTAATATCACAGTCGCGAATGAAACAAAGCTGTCTTGTAGGGCAAGGCAAGTTAGGTTGTATatattcaagaaaaagaaatgcgaTCGGTAAATGCACCCGTaaagatatttaataaaaacctCCGAAGATGTCGGAAAGCTCTGAAAACCTCGAAACCCATGAAAACCCTAGTTTACTGAAAACGATTCCACCACCGCTGCCTGAGGATCGTTCTACCAAAAAGGCTCGTTTTCGTAGCCATGGTATGGATGCGGATAACCCACCGTCGCTATCTTTCAAGGATGCACTCATGCCCCGTACTCAACAGAGAAGTTTCGATGATACTGAGATGGATGACGAGTGGGACTTTGAACCAGGAGACGTAATTGTTGGGGACGATGGTGCCATGCCAACTATTAATTTTTCCCAACGAATCCatgaaaaattagttaaacCGTGGCAAAACTCTGTGGTGGTAAAGTTGTTGGGGAGGAATATCGGCTATAAGGTTTTGTGCAATCGGCTGAAGGTCATGTGGCATATGATTTCGGATTTTTCAGTAATCGACcttgaaaataattactatttaaTACGACTTAACTCATCAGAGGATGTTGTTTATGCGTTAACTGAGGGGCCATGGGTAATTTTTGGACATTATCTAACAGTCCAACCTTAGACTCCCAGCTTTGATAGCACCATAACAGAGATTGATTCTGTAGTTGTTTGGATTCGGTTGCCTAGAATGGCTTTCCACTTATATGATAGGGGTGTCCTAAGAAAGATTGGACAACTTGTGGGTAATGTCATTAAGATTGATTATCGAACTGAATTGCGGGAAAAGGGGCAAATTTGCTAGGATTGCTATTCGTGTCTCTCTTACTCAGCCGTTGGTATCTCGGTTTAACTTGGATGGAAGGATTCAGAAGGTTGAATATGAAGGGCTGCCGATCATATGCTACCAATGTGGTAAGTATGGTCACAACAGCATGGCTTGCTTGCATAAACAAACTTCGAATGGGATAAACGAGACCAACCCTGAGAATAATCCATTAGAGAATGTATCATTTGAGAAGATCGGTGTACCGACTGTGGCCAACAGCAGCATTGAGAGATTTGGCCCATGGATGGTTGTGGAGCGAAAAGGGAGAGCTAGACCAGTTGTGGATAAGGAGAACATTACGGAGTCGGAAAGGAATCAGTGTAAGAACTTTAATACTACCTCTCGTTTTGCTGCCTTATCTGATGATCATGATGCACCAACTACAGAGGAGCTTGTTGCTCAGAACCCCACACACGTCCCTCCCCAGCACCCAACCACATCCATTACTGATCACTTCCACAATCGAAAAAACACTACTTTGAAATCCTCTCGCATCCTAAAACCTCATCACCATCTATCCAAAGGAAAGCAAGTGGCAAAACCACAGTTTCCAAAACCTAAACCACTGCACCCTACCGCATCCAGCTCCATGCATGAAACTTTACGTCCCCATGTCACCAAAATCCTATCTCATAATACTAATGATCCCAACCCGAGCCACTTGAGACATACTCCTAGTGATCCCGTTGAATTTACCCTCAAATTGACAACTCTTGATCCCACAAAACATACGGCTGTCACCTTACCTGTTAGAAACCAGGCCACTGTAAGACAGCCACcaagtaaaaaatttgttgCCAAACCTGCACAGCAACTTCCTCCAAAGCAGCTTACGGAGCCTCCCGATGGCAAGGATGCAGGGGGTATCGACATAATGGTGAATTATGAGGGCGATTCTCAACCTGTATTTGGACATGAAGGTGAAGCCATTATGTCCGATGATGAAGACACGGTTGTACAGGAGACTCCTGGAGTGCATGGAGGAATGATGGTGGGGCTTAGTGCGTAAGCCATTCCTGCTCACCCACTTTATCCATATTTGTTTTATGacaatttcaatattattctGGAACGTTCAAGGGGCGGGGTCCCCAACTTTTAGACGAACTTTTGCTGCTTTAGTTAAGAACTACAATCCTACAGTTGTAGCAATTTTCGAGCCAAGAATAAGTGGGAAGAAAGCagatgattttataaaaaaaagtggttTTGATCGCTCTCATCGCGTGGAGGCTAATGGTTTCTCTGGAGGTATTTGGGTGTTATGGCGTGATCTTTTTGAAGTTGAGGTTGCCTTAAATCATAATCAGTTTATACACTTAAAAATCAGTGCCCATAATATTACTCAAGCTTGGGTCACAGCAATCTATGCGAACCCCAACTCCATTCGCCGTCCTGAACTTTGGCATCAGTTAAATTGCATTGCGAGTTCGATGCATGATCCTTGGCTGGTGGGGGgtgattttaattcaattttatatgctGAGGAAAAACGTGGAGGGTCTCAACTGAGCTCGGGTATTTGTCCAATATTTAATTCATGGTTTCATGCTAATCAAATGGTTGATTTGCCTTTCAGTGGTCCTTGTTTCACTTGGGCTCGTGGGAGTTTATCCAAGCGCCTGGATCGTGCTTTGAGCAATAAGGATTGGATTCTAAAGTTCAAGAATTACTCAGTTACCAATCTTCCGAGAGTTGAATCTGATCACAGACCGGTTTTGGTTCGTTTTGAGCGCAATGGTAGAGGAGTGGGGAGTATAAAGTCGTTCCGTTTTCTAGCTGCCTGGATGATAGATAATCGGTTTGGGAATTTTCTGCAGGATAATTGGCAGGGAAATATGCCGTATGCTCAAGCAGCTTCTAACTTCACAAGTAAGGTAGCTGTTTGGAATAGGGAAATTTTTGGCAATATATTTAAACGGAAAAAAGAATTGCTGGCACGGCTTGGTGGGGTTCAAAAAGCCTTGGAAAATCGGCCGCTCAGTAGCCTGTATCGTCTGTAGGCAAGTTTAAAAAAGAAGTTGGAAGAAGTACTGTCCCAAGAGGAGTTGTTATGGTATCAAGAATCTCGCAGAGAGTGGATAAAATATGGGGATCGGAATACATCATTTTTTCACCAAAAAACCATTACAATGAGAGCTCGTAATCGCATCACTGCAATTAGGGATGATGAAGGTAATTGGCTTTATGaagctcaagaaattaaaacccatGCTGTGAATTTTTTCTCTACTCTATATAAATCTGAACATGATACATATCAGCCGTATCACGTGCAAGGGTGTTTTCCTCAAATTGACCACACTCGCTTGGCGAGTCTTGCTATGCCGATTGATAAGGAAAAAATTCATAAGGCTATCTGTCGGATGAGTCTACTCAAAGCTCCTGGAATTAATGGTTACCCTGCAGGGTTTTATTAGGCTCAGTGGCATATTGTTGGTGAGTCTTTTAGTTCTGGTATAAAAGAAATCTTTAATTCGCACAGTATCCCTAGAGAGGTTAGTAAAACTCTCCTAGTCTTAATCCCAAAGGCTGAGCGTCCCACATCCTTTAAGATGTATCGCCCTATTAGTTTATGCAcagtttttttataaaacattaaCCAACATTATTGTGACTAGACTCCAAGCTTTACTCCATGATCTTGTTGGACCTCACCAGACAAGTTTTGTCCCCGACAGGCATATTACGGAGAATATCATCATCGCTCAAGAGGTTGTCCACTCTATGCGACGGAAGATGGgtaaaaaaagtttaatggCTATTAAGATTGATTTAGAGAAAGCTTATGATATATTGAACTGGAATTTTATTCATGAGACCTTAATGGAGCTAGCTTTGCCTTTCGATCTTGTCCAGTTAATAATGGAGTGCGTTAAATCTAATATGATGAACATTTTGTGGAATGGGGAATTAACGGAGGATTTTGCCCCTAGTAAAGGTGTTCGGCAGGGTGACCCGTTATCTCCTTACATTTTTGTTCTCTGCATTGAGAGATTGAGTCATGGGATTTATCGCTCCATTCAGAAAAAACAATGGAAACCAATTCGATTAACTCAAATGGGTACTCCCCTAagccatttattttttgttgatgatttattACTCTTTGCAGAGGCTTCTAGTGCACAAgcttttttcattaattcgGTCTTAGAAGATTTTTGTTTGAGCTCCGACGCAAAGGTGAACAAATCTAAGactcaagtttatttttctaagaatATCTCCGGGGCTGCAGCTGGTCGTTTGGGGCGTGAACTGGGGTATACAGTCACAAAAGATTTGGGTAATTACTTAGGCATGCCTCTGCTGCATCGCCGGGTTTCAAAGCAAACCTACCAGGGAATTCTAGATAAAATGAAGCAAAGACTTTCGGGTTGGGCTGCTTCTCAACTGTCGCTTGCGGGACGTATTACCCTCACCCAATCCGTCCTCCAAGCAATTCTTATTTATGCTATGCAGACTACTAATTTACCGGCTAGTATCAAGACGAAAATAGATCAAGCTTGCAGAAGATTCTTGTGGAGTGGGAATGACGAAATGCGTAAGATGAGTTTAATTAGTTGGCACATTATTTATCAACCGAAGCTAGCTAGTGGGCTAGGATTTAAGAGGTTGGAGATTATGAATGAAGCGTTATTGTTGAAGGTTGCATGGAACTTGATCACTGAACCTAGTAAACTTTGTGCCCAAGTACTAGCTACAAAGTACAGAGTGTCTCTCTCGGATATCCCACATTTTCTTCCCATTCGCCATGGCTCTCATTTGTGGAAGTCTGTGTGTCGAGTTTGGGATCATGCCAAACGGGGGTTACATTGGAATATTGGTAATGGCCTGAGAGTGAAATTTTGGTGGGACTGTTGGGCCACGGAATCTTCTCCCCTTGCGGCTTTTATTTTGAAACCAATACCTCTTGAACTTTGTGATTTATATGTGGCTGACTTTGTGACTGCAGATGGCACATGGAACTGGCCGAAGTTCAGCTACCTCTTATCTCATAATGCAGTGATGCGCATTGCTTCAGTTCATCCCCCTTCGGCGCGAAATGGTGCGGATAAAACTTACTGGGAAGCTGCAACTCATGGAAAGTTCACAGTGAAGTCAGCGTATGAACACTTGGCTCAGCCATACATGCAGGAAAGGAATATGATCTGGTGGTTGGCGTGGTCATGGAAGGGCCCGCAGAGCATAAAGACTTTCATCTGGTTGGTGCTTCACAATCGATTGAAGACACGGGGAGAATTAACATCACGACATTTACCCATTGAACCACATTGTGAGAGATGTGGGCATGAGTTAGAGAATACGATCCATGTGCTCTGTGACTGTCTTTTTTCTAGAGCGGTATGGATTCGACTTCTTCGGGACTATAATCATCATGAGTTCTTCAATACTAATCTTGCGGGGTGGATGTCAGGAAATCTACAAGCTTCAAACAAGTCTCCAGGTAGTAGCCTTTGGCGTGTCCTGTTTGGGGTGGCTATTTGGCGGATTTGGTTATGAcagaatcattttatttttacgaaGGATTATTGGGAGAGTAATACTATTGCAATGGATATTAAAGTAAGGGCTGCTGAAATTCAACGAAGTAATTCCTTCTCCTTTGCTGCTGGCACTACCCGTATCGAAAGATGGATTCGTTGGACTGCGCCTGTTTGGCCTTgggttaaattaaattcaaacgGTGCCAAGAAATCTTTGGGGATTGCAGGAGCTGGTGGGCTAATCTGTGATTTCAGAGGTGTTTGGCAGGTAAGCTACAGTGCCAATTTAGGTGTGTGCTCGGTGACTTCAGCTGAGCTCTGGGGTTTATTTCATGGATTATCTATCGCTTGGCAATATGGCTTTCGCAGAGTTTACGTGGAAGTAGATAGCATGTGTGTTATGAAGTTAATCTCCAACTCAAACCCTCCTATCAACGAGCATTTTACCCTCATTCAGGAAATTCAGGCACTCCTCCGGCGTGATTGGCTGACCAAAGTGGAGCATATCTACCGAGAAGCCAATGAAGCAGCTGATTTCCTAGCTTCATACAGTTTTTCCTTCTCCTTGGGTTTACATTGTTTTCAATCAATTCCTCCAAATATGCCGAGCATATTGATTAATGATGTTCATGGGGTTGCACACTCCCGATTAGTGTTACCTTAGCTCTCTTAAGAGCcctttattgataaaaaaaaaagaaatacgaTCGGTAGCTACGCATTTTATACACACTCTTTGTATTTGTTTAGTTCTTTAACCGTTACAAATTTAAACTTCGATTGCACTGCACATAATGAATTGCACTATACATAAAAGTGAAGGATTCAAATCTCCAGTCCCATTGGTTGTGGGAgtagagaaaaaaatcttataactaattaattattgttttacttCTTGTGAAAGTGGTAACAGTATGGGTATTTAGGAGGAGTGTTGGATCGAATTTGAGGTTTATAGGAACTACACTACCACAGAAAGTTAATAGTTAGagtaaatagaaaaattgttaTGGATGTCATAAAAGAGCAAGATGAACAAAATCTTGAAACAAGAAGAGTGTGAAGATTTAAAGTCACACCAAATAAGCATAAAACACATATACTTAGGTCTTGTTTGGTATTAAGCTATTGTAACTTAAACATTGCAgctgttttaaaaaaaaaaactataaatattgatagcatatagtaaatatgatttttaaataataatttaataaaattaataaagatattatacTACAATCACTCGACACGTGACGTTCTACTACAATCTTTTCTGTTTCTACCCAAACACTTTAGGTTAACAGTAAACATTGTTGGAAGATAGTTGATTCTTAGATTAAGGTGTTCGGTGAAAGTCCGTTTTAACTCAAGTTACTTGCATAACAAGACAAGCACAAGAATCACTCGATCAGTAAGCCCTGGAGCACTAATTTGTGCATCTGTTATATTGTATGGACTGTCGATATGCGGAGCTTGTCTATGACTCGGGGGACATCGTCGTGCTACCATAGGCCCTTTTGCTAGGATTCCTCTCTTTCTAAGTTGGGATCTTCCCGTattattccatttttttttattgtgagTGGCCCGTGTTGAGTGCTATTAATATGTGCAATTCTAACTCTTGAAGATCCATTGGTTTTCCTAAGATTTGACATAGCCTCGATTTCACCTTTTTGTTAGCATGGTCCAAGAGTGActcttttgtaatcttttggTTTTTAGTAGTCTTTGGAGTAACTTAATTGGTGAGGAGTAGTTCCCAACTCCCTTGTCGTCGGTTgttattcaattaatattgGCAATGATTATCTTTGGTTGTCCTTTGGGCTTAAATCTTTGTTTGATAGTAACATTGAGTTATTGAAAGtaaactcttttctttctcgTGATTCTCATTCTAGTATATAAAGAAAGACATTTAGGGAATTGGTCTGATTTTATCTTCTTCGTTccgtttgaagaaaagaaggaGAAAATAAGGGATATCTTCAATGCTTTATATTAaccctttttttctcttttgttccTAAAGGTGTATTAAGAGGAAAAAGGGTATTCATTCAATGCCTGCATCTCCTATTTGTTAATCTAATTATTCTCCTATTCCTATTGGTTAATAAGGGAGTCAATAAGATCTTAATTTAACACAACATTAATAGTCGGAAATTAAAGGATAACATTGATAAGGGAATGACTTATCTATGAAGATGAATAGTACACTACAAGCCAACTTCAGAATGCCTGATTTAGCAACGAGCATAACAAGTTGACGGATTATAAGACAAAAAAGACTAtcgtacaaaaaaaaataatacacttACTGCATTTTCATGGACATTGTCAATTATGTGATCAATACTTAGCCATTAAATTTTGGTTTGCAAGTTTTATagcttaaaagaaaagctACCATCTATGGAGGATGAAGATGAGGGCTTTGTAGTCTATTAAGGACTTGAAGCTATTGGAGACACCAAAAAGGCAAGCCAAGTCAAAGAAGAAGACAGGGAAATAATCCTGGATAGAGCGCACAGACCATAATTCCCAATCTTAATGATGGAGTCCTTAGAGAATTTGGTGAACAGAAAATAGCTACTGGTCTCTGAAAAGAGCTTGAAGACTTGTATATCAAAAAAGTATTTGACAAATAGaatgtgttaaaaaaaaaaaaacctatacTTTAGAGATGCAAGAGGGTGGTTCAATAACAGAGTACATTAATGCCTTCAATAAGATCATTCTTGATGTATATAATGCATCCACAATAGCAACACCAACTAATCAAACTACATAACCAAATTTGCTAACTTAAAAAGAGAATTATGGCTCGCATTTGGAAAAGAAGGGGTCTTATATAATACCTACATACGTAAAATACATAGAACATTTGTTCGAAAAATTCGTGACTCTAGCATTATTGAAACTATTAAAActaaatacaaagaaaattaaaaatcatattccGACTCTAACACAAGTTAATATCAATTGGTCAACTTCAACAGGCACTTGCTCCTCCACCAGTGCCTCCTGCTCCTCCTCCGCCGCCGCCACAACCCCCTCCACCACCACTCAAAAGTGCCACCGCCAATGCCACCAACgccatgatgatgatgatgaccacctgatgcagagcaagaaattgaagaaatcctaattctatttaaatgtataatatttaggaatattttaattaatttgtattctagtttaatttggtttcctatttagagtcttattgtttaggtattgCTTGTTTGGGTAATATTTCTAATTTAGGCataagtcttattaaaataggttttctaatcatattaggataagtcttacttagtataaataagtgtcttttgtatcttttacaagcagagaattttgagtttaataatatttcaattttcaaatttctttgtgagtatttgaacagttaattctTGGTATTCTAcggaatcaacgagtcttaacccctaaattcacggtattcttttgaatcaacgtgaatttagttgttcttttgttccggtattctctagaatcaacggaatattttgaacattaaacttccgctgcatcagcttggtatcagagccaaaacCTGGTATCACCAATCTAACTCCATCTACCACCAAacctttccttttttccttttttgtttttttccgtttagtttaaaaaaaaaaacccaaacaacaccaaaaaaagcataggaaaaaaaaagaaaaaaattatatcatgaAATCACAATATAGACGTGAAGATTTCATCTTGAGAGATGTTTTAGTTAAGATGTTGAGGATTTTGCGTTCAATTTCTCAAGATTTAGAGAAAATTCGAGATAGAAAATCTTTACACATAAAGCATGCATATGGATTTGATGAAGTTGTTCATGATGATGTTTGTTATGAAGATAATGAGGAAAATTGTAACTTTGTTCCTTTCGACAATATTATTCCTTCCGAGGAGAATATTAATTGGTCATTCATGTCTACAACAAATCCTCAACACAAAGACAATATTGATTTGGATCAATCGCCGAAATTTGATGAGTATCTTGATATTGTGGGACAAGGAGAGGTAATTGTTTATCCATCTTTTGATCTTGTGGAGGAGAGAGACATAGTTATTGATACAATCTCTTATTGTTCTCTTGATTTGccgaaagaagacaaaaagagttgtgatatttttcaacAGTTAGTGGATTATAAGAAGAAATCGTTTTTCCTTAACTATGTTGAAGTTCGACACGAACAATATGAGAAGACATTATTGGAGAAGTTGTTGatagaagaatttattttacgcCATTGGAGTGATTGGATGGACGTTAttacaaaagttggaaaatttaaagttcgTCGTCTATGTCAAAGCtctgttttaaaaattaatccttaTGCACATGAAGATGTTCTTGAAGATTACAATATACAAAATTCGAGGACGAATTTTCTCCAACCTGGCGGGAATGAtgcagagcaagaaattgaagaaatcctaattctatttaaatgtataatatttaggaatattttaattaatttgtattctagtttaatttggtttcctatttagagtcttattgtttaggtattgcttatttgggtaatatttctaatttaggcataagtcttattaaaataggttttctaatcatattaggataagtcttacttagtataaataagtgtctTTTGTATCTTTTACAAGCAGAGAATTTcgagtttaataatatttcaattttcaaatatctttgtgagtatttgaacagttaattctTGGTATTCTAcggaatcaacgagtcttaacccctaaattcacggtattcttttgaatcaacgtgaatttagttgttcttttgttccggtattctctagaatcaacggaatattttgaacattaaacttccgctgcatcaccaccaccaccgaACCTACTTCCGGGGCTAGTAAATCC
It contains:
- the LOC107174655 gene encoding uncharacterized protein LOC107174655; the protein is MTISILFWNVQGAGSPTFRRTFAALVKNYNPTVVAIFEPRISGKKADDFIKKSGFDRSHRVEANGFSGGIWVLWRDLFEVEVALNHNQFIHLKISAHNITQAWVTAIYANPNSIRRPELWHQLNCIASSMHDPWLVGGDFNSILYAEEKRGGSQLSSGICPIFNSWFHANQMVDLPFSGPCFTWARGSLSKRLDRALSNKDWILKFKNYSVTNLPRVESDHRPVLVRFERNGRGVGSIKSFRFLAAWMIDNRFGNFLQDNWQGNMPYAQAASNFTSKVAVWNREIFGNIFKRKKELLARLGGVQKALENRPLSSLYRL